In Streptomyces sp. NBC_01707, a genomic segment contains:
- a CDS encoding methyltransferase domain-containing protein — translation MPQTDPPTPRPRALSFDRAAAQYAAARPGYPPALFTAIEEITGRPLRGARTLDIGAGTGISTGLLHDRGAHVTAVEPGPGMAAELHRSLPEIPIVRGDGNRLPFATASADLITYAQSWHWTDQALATPEALRVLRPGGALALWWNVSDHSVPWIAEQDARLRRFFGAEESAHGSPVRSRHLPTGLGFVHRTVPWSRRVPLDTHLANLGSHSAFLVLGEEPTRRFLTEEHARLAELFPDGMVEESYAVDLSVATR, via the coding sequence GTGCCCCAGACGGATCCGCCCACCCCTCGTCCCCGCGCCCTCTCCTTCGACCGCGCCGCCGCCCAGTACGCCGCGGCCCGGCCCGGCTACCCGCCCGCCCTCTTCACCGCGATCGAAGAGATCACCGGTCGCCCCCTGCGCGGCGCCCGCACCCTCGACATCGGGGCCGGCACCGGTATCTCCACCGGCCTCCTCCACGACCGGGGCGCCCATGTCACGGCCGTCGAGCCGGGCCCCGGCATGGCGGCGGAACTGCACCGGTCGCTCCCGGAGATCCCGATCGTGCGCGGTGACGGCAACCGCCTCCCCTTCGCCACCGCCTCGGCCGATCTGATCACGTACGCCCAGTCCTGGCACTGGACCGACCAGGCCCTCGCCACCCCCGAGGCCCTCCGCGTCCTGCGGCCGGGTGGGGCCCTTGCGCTCTGGTGGAACGTCTCCGACCATTCCGTCCCCTGGATCGCGGAGCAGGACGCCCGACTCCGCCGTTTCTTCGGCGCCGAGGAGAGCGCCCACGGTTCGCCCGTCCGCTCCCGCCACCTGCCGACCGGGCTCGGCTTCGTGCACCGCACCGTGCCCTGGAGCCGCCGGGTGCCGCTCGACACCCACCTCGCCAACCTCGGCAGCCACTCCGCGTTCCTGGTCCTCGGTGAGGAACCCACCCGCCGGTTCCTCACAGAGGAGCACGCCCGCCTCGCGGAGCTCTTCCCTGACGGCATGGTCGAGGAGAGCTACGCGGTCGATCTCAGCGTGGCGACGCGCTGA